In Dromiciops gliroides isolate mDroGli1 chromosome 5, mDroGli1.pri, whole genome shotgun sequence, the following are encoded in one genomic region:
- the NABP2 gene encoding SOSS complex subunit B1 isoform X1 encodes MGIKGLLCARHFAKPFTNISHLILGGLWVTGVKHRDFWTFNSANIYCAPTLYMVLGYQKLNQSLPSRNLNSTGEAGSGGLGSMTTETFVKDIKPGLKNLNLIFIVLETGRVTKTKDGHEVRTCKVADKTGSINISVWDDVGNLIQPGDIIRLTKGYASVFKGCLTLYTGRGGDLQKIGEFCMVYSEVPNFSEPNPEYSAQQLPSKTVQNDSTSATSQSPAGPPAGSPASESQNGNGLSTPSGPGSGSHAPHAPSHPISTRITRSQPSHTPAGPPGPSSTPVSNGKETRRSSKR; translated from the exons ATGGGGATCAAaggcctactctgtgccaggcactttgctaagccctttacaaatatatctcatttgatcctcgggGGTCTGTGGGTAACCGGTGTAAAACACCGTGATTTCTGgacattcaattcagcaaacatataTTGTGCGCCTACTCTGTACATGGTTCTGGGATACCAAAAATTAAATCAGTCCCTGCCTTCgaggaacttaaattctactggAGAAG CAGGGAGTGGAGGCCTGGGCAGCATGACGACGGAAACCTTTGTGAAAGATATCAAGCCAGGACTTAAGAATCTGAATCTCATCTTCATTGTGCTCGAGACAG GCCGAGTGACCAAGACAAAAGATGGACACGAAGTGAGGACCTGCAAAGTAGCAGACAAAACAGGGAGCATCAATATATCTGTTTGGGATGATGTTGGCAACCTGATCCAGCCAGGGGACATTATTCGACTCACTAAGGG GTACGCTTCAGTGTTTAAAGGCTGTCTGACACTCTACACTGGCCGAGGGGGTGATCTACAGAAGATCGGAGA ATTCTGTATGGTCTATTCTGAGGTCCCCAACTTCAGTGAGCCAAATCCTGAATACAGTGCCCAGCAGCTCCCCAGCAAAACG GTACAGAACGACAGCACCTCTGCCACTTCCCAGTCTCCAGCTGGCCCTCCTGCTGGCTCTCCAG CCTCTGAGAGTCAAAATGGGAACGGCCTAAGCACCCCTTCTGGCCCAGGCAGTGGCTCCCATGCACCCCATGCCCCTTCTCACCCTATCAGCACCCGAATTACTCGAAGTCAGCCTAGCCACACACCTGCTGGCCCTCCAGGTCCTTCCTCCACCCCCGTCAGCAACGGCAAAGAGACTCGGAGGAGCAGCAAGAGATAG
- the NABP2 gene encoding SOSS complex subunit B1 isoform X2, with the protein MTTETFVKDIKPGLKNLNLIFIVLETGRVTKTKDGHEVRTCKVADKTGSINISVWDDVGNLIQPGDIIRLTKGYASVFKGCLTLYTGRGGDLQKIGEFCMVYSEVPNFSEPNPEYSAQQLPSKTVQNDSTSATSQSPAGPPAGSPASESQNGNGLSTPSGPGSGSHAPHAPSHPISTRITRSQPSHTPAGPPGPSSTPVSNGKETRRSSKR; encoded by the exons ATGACGACGGAAACCTTTGTGAAAGATATCAAGCCAGGACTTAAGAATCTGAATCTCATCTTCATTGTGCTCGAGACAG GCCGAGTGACCAAGACAAAAGATGGACACGAAGTGAGGACCTGCAAAGTAGCAGACAAAACAGGGAGCATCAATATATCTGTTTGGGATGATGTTGGCAACCTGATCCAGCCAGGGGACATTATTCGACTCACTAAGGG GTACGCTTCAGTGTTTAAAGGCTGTCTGACACTCTACACTGGCCGAGGGGGTGATCTACAGAAGATCGGAGA ATTCTGTATGGTCTATTCTGAGGTCCCCAACTTCAGTGAGCCAAATCCTGAATACAGTGCCCAGCAGCTCCCCAGCAAAACG GTACAGAACGACAGCACCTCTGCCACTTCCCAGTCTCCAGCTGGCCCTCCTGCTGGCTCTCCAG CCTCTGAGAGTCAAAATGGGAACGGCCTAAGCACCCCTTCTGGCCCAGGCAGTGGCTCCCATGCACCCCATGCCCCTTCTCACCCTATCAGCACCCGAATTACTCGAAGTCAGCCTAGCCACACACCTGCTGGCCCTCCAGGTCCTTCCTCCACCCCCGTCAGCAACGGCAAAGAGACTCGGAGGAGCAGCAAGAGATAG
- the SLC39A5 gene encoding zinc transporter ZIP5 isoform X1 has protein sequence MGLPLAGLCIWVAIGWVGALDPSTGAAAPLGPAEQEQGHYLAQLFGLYGENGTLSVGGLARLLHSLGLGRVQGLRLGHSGPTVGRAGPSPGDNFTHRLLDPGLSVDVWAGLPLGPSEWRDPEKTGASHMPQGPPSSGLDLFHRLLLLDHSLSDHLNEDCLNGSQLLVNFGLSPAAPLTPRQFALLCPALLYQIDSRVCIQAPAPAPQGDLLSALAHSALAVLVLSALAPFSILLFRLLGSWLLRPLLGFLGALAVGTLCGDALLHLLPHAQGGRHGGDLGPGLAVLGGLFLLFVLENLLGIFQHGGLRSRCCKQMRRDPEVQDLENGRGTALQPLREGPVMEGPQELGGQPSPALLPLGHQGHGHSHGHPSSGNTQVTWMVLLGDGLHNFTDGLAIGAAFSDGFPSGISTTLAVFCHELPHELGDFAMLLQAGLPYKRLLLLSLVSGALGLGGAALGVGLSQGPAPFTPWVFGITAGVFLYVALVDMLPTLLHPPDPLPTSHILLQGLGLLLGACLMLTIALFEEQLLPLPLDG, from the exons ATGGGGCTCCCGTTGGCTGGACTGTGTATTTGGGTGGCTATAGGGTGGGTGGGGGCTTTGGACCCCTCCACAGGTGCTGCGGCTCCCCTGGGCCCTGCAGAACAGGAGCAGGGACATTATTTGGCACAGCTGTTTGGCTTGTATGGAGAGAACGGAACCCTGAGTGTCGGTGGCCTTGCCAGGCTCCTTCATAGCCTGGGCCTGGGTCGGGTTCAGGGACTTCGACTAGGACACTCGGGCCCCACAGTGGGGAGGGCTGGGCCCTCCCCTGGGGACAATTTCACACACAG GCTATTGGACCCTGGGCTGAGTGTGGATGTCTGGGCAGGACTGCCCCTGGGACCCTCCGAGTGGAGAGATCCAGAGAAGACAGGAGCCTCCCACATGCCTCAGGGGCCACCATCCTCTGGTCTTGACCTCTTTCACAGACTACTACTCCTGGACCACTCACTTTCTGACCATCTTAATGAAGAC TGTCTAAATGGCTCCCAGCTTCTCGTCAATTTTGGCTTAAGCCCCGCTGCTCCCTTGACCCCTCGTCAGTTTGCCCTTCTGTGCCCAGCCCTGCTGTACCAGATTGACAGCCGAGTCTGCATCCAGGCCCCAGCTCCTGCCCCCCAAGGGGACTTACTGTCAG cCTTGGCGCACAGTGCCCTGGCTGTCCTGGTGCTCAGTGCTCTGGCTCCCTTCTCCATACTACTGTTCCGACTCCTGGGGTCCTGGCTGCTGCGTCCTCTGCTGGGCTTCTTGGGGGCACTGGCTGTGGGCACACTTTGTGGAGATGCTCTGCTGCACCTGCTGCCACAC GCTCAGGGAGGACGTCATGGGGGGGACCTAGGCCCTGGGTTGGCTGTGCTGGGAGGTCTCTTCCTACTCTTTGTCTTGGAGAATCTGCTAGGGATTTTTCAGCACGGTGGGCTACGATCG AGATGTTGTAAGCAGATGAGAAGAGACCCTGAAGTGCAAGACCTAGAGAATGGCAGGGGAACAGCTCTCCAACCCCTAAGGGAAGGCCCAG TGATGGAAGGGCCACAGGAGCTGGGTGGTCAACCTTCCCCAGCCCTGCTCCCTCTGGGACACCAAGGCCACGGACATAGCCACGGGCACCCAAGCAGTGGGAACACTCAAGTCACATGGATGGTCCTGCTGGGAGATGGACTTCACAACTTCACTGATGGGCTTGCCATTG GTGCTGCCTTCTCTGATGGTTTTCCCAGTGGCATCAGCACTACCTTGGCTGTCTTCTGCCACGAGCTTCCCCATGAATTGG GTGATTTCGCTATGCTGCTCCAGGCTGGGCTGCCCTACAAAAGGCTTCTGCTGTTAAGCTTGGTGTCAGGGGCCCTGGGGCTGGGAGGTGCAGCCCTGGGAGTGGGTCTCAGCCAGGGCCCTGCCCCATTCACTCCCTGGGTTTTCGGGATTACTGCTGGGGTCTTCCTTTATGTGGCGCTTGTGGATATG CTACCCACCCTGCTTCATCCCCCAGACCCCCTGCCTACATCCCACATCCTGCTGCAGGGGCTGGGCCTGCTGCTGGGGGCATGCCTCATGCTGACTATTGCCCTGTTTGAGGAGCAGCTGCTTCCCCTGCCCTTGGACGGCTGA
- the SLC39A5 gene encoding zinc transporter ZIP5 isoform X2 gives MGLPLAGLCIWVAIGWVGALDPSTGAAAPLGPAEQEQGHYLAQLFGLYGENGTLSVGGLARLLHSLGLGRVQGLRLGHSGPTVGRAGPSPGDNFTHRLLDPGLSVDVWAGLPLGPSEWRDPEKTGASHMPQGPPSSGLDLFHRLLLLDHSLSDHLNEDCLNGSQLLVNFGLSPAAPLTPRQFALLCPALLYQIDSRVCIQAPAPAPQGDLLSALAHSALAVLVLSALAPFSILLFRLLGSWLLRPLLGFLGALAVGTLCGDALLHLLPHRCCKQMRRDPEVQDLENGRGTALQPLREGPVMEGPQELGGQPSPALLPLGHQGHGHSHGHPSSGNTQVTWMVLLGDGLHNFTDGLAIGAAFSDGFPSGISTTLAVFCHELPHELGDFAMLLQAGLPYKRLLLLSLVSGALGLGGAALGVGLSQGPAPFTPWVFGITAGVFLYVALVDMLPTLLHPPDPLPTSHILLQGLGLLLGACLMLTIALFEEQLLPLPLDG, from the exons ATGGGGCTCCCGTTGGCTGGACTGTGTATTTGGGTGGCTATAGGGTGGGTGGGGGCTTTGGACCCCTCCACAGGTGCTGCGGCTCCCCTGGGCCCTGCAGAACAGGAGCAGGGACATTATTTGGCACAGCTGTTTGGCTTGTATGGAGAGAACGGAACCCTGAGTGTCGGTGGCCTTGCCAGGCTCCTTCATAGCCTGGGCCTGGGTCGGGTTCAGGGACTTCGACTAGGACACTCGGGCCCCACAGTGGGGAGGGCTGGGCCCTCCCCTGGGGACAATTTCACACACAG GCTATTGGACCCTGGGCTGAGTGTGGATGTCTGGGCAGGACTGCCCCTGGGACCCTCCGAGTGGAGAGATCCAGAGAAGACAGGAGCCTCCCACATGCCTCAGGGGCCACCATCCTCTGGTCTTGACCTCTTTCACAGACTACTACTCCTGGACCACTCACTTTCTGACCATCTTAATGAAGAC TGTCTAAATGGCTCCCAGCTTCTCGTCAATTTTGGCTTAAGCCCCGCTGCTCCCTTGACCCCTCGTCAGTTTGCCCTTCTGTGCCCAGCCCTGCTGTACCAGATTGACAGCCGAGTCTGCATCCAGGCCCCAGCTCCTGCCCCCCAAGGGGACTTACTGTCAG cCTTGGCGCACAGTGCCCTGGCTGTCCTGGTGCTCAGTGCTCTGGCTCCCTTCTCCATACTACTGTTCCGACTCCTGGGGTCCTGGCTGCTGCGTCCTCTGCTGGGCTTCTTGGGGGCACTGGCTGTGGGCACACTTTGTGGAGATGCTCTGCTGCACCTGCTGCCACAC AGATGTTGTAAGCAGATGAGAAGAGACCCTGAAGTGCAAGACCTAGAGAATGGCAGGGGAACAGCTCTCCAACCCCTAAGGGAAGGCCCAG TGATGGAAGGGCCACAGGAGCTGGGTGGTCAACCTTCCCCAGCCCTGCTCCCTCTGGGACACCAAGGCCACGGACATAGCCACGGGCACCCAAGCAGTGGGAACACTCAAGTCACATGGATGGTCCTGCTGGGAGATGGACTTCACAACTTCACTGATGGGCTTGCCATTG GTGCTGCCTTCTCTGATGGTTTTCCCAGTGGCATCAGCACTACCTTGGCTGTCTTCTGCCACGAGCTTCCCCATGAATTGG GTGATTTCGCTATGCTGCTCCAGGCTGGGCTGCCCTACAAAAGGCTTCTGCTGTTAAGCTTGGTGTCAGGGGCCCTGGGGCTGGGAGGTGCAGCCCTGGGAGTGGGTCTCAGCCAGGGCCCTGCCCCATTCACTCCCTGGGTTTTCGGGATTACTGCTGGGGTCTTCCTTTATGTGGCGCTTGTGGATATG CTACCCACCCTGCTTCATCCCCCAGACCCCCTGCCTACATCCCACATCCTGCTGCAGGGGCTGGGCCTGCTGCTGGGGGCATGCCTCATGCTGACTATTGCCCTGTTTGAGGAGCAGCTGCTTCCCCTGCCCTTGGACGGCTGA
- the ANKRD52 gene encoding serine/threonine-protein phosphatase 6 regulatory ankyrin repeat subunit C has product MGILSITDQPPLVQAIFSRDVEEVRSLLSQKENINVLDQERRTPLHAAAYVGDVPILQLLLLSGANVNAKDTLWLTPLHRAAASRNEKVLGLLLAHSADVNARDKLWQTPLHVAAANRATKCAEALAPLLSSLNVADRSGRSALHHAVHSGHLEMVNLLLNKGASLNVCDKKERQPLHWAAFLGHLEVLKLLVARGADPSCKDRKGYGLLHTAAANGQIDVVKHLLRLGAEIDEPNAYGNTALHIACYLGQDAVANELVNAGANVNQPNDKGFTPLHVAAVSTNGALCLELLVNNGADVNFQSKEGKSPLHMAAIHGRFTRSQILIQNGSEIDCADKYGNTPLHVAARYGHELLISTLMTNGADTARRGIHDMFPLHLAVLFGFSDCCRKLLSSGQLYSIVSSLSNEHVLSAGFDINTPDNLGRTCLHAAASGGNVECLNLLLSSGADLRRRDKFGRTPLHYAAANGSYQCAVTLVNAGAGINEADCKGCSPLHYAAASDTYRRAEPHAATSHDPEEDEPLKASRRKEAFFCLEFLLDNGADPSLRDRQGYTAVHYAAAYGNRQNLELLLEMSFNCLEEVENTIPVSPLHLAAYNGHCEALKTLAETLVNLDVRDHKGRTALFLATERGSTECVEVLTAHGASALVKERKRKWTPLHAAAASGHTDSLHLLIDSGDRANITDVMDAHGQTPLMLAIMNGHVDCVHLLLEKGSTADAADRRGRTALHRGAVTGCEDCLAALLDHDAFVLCRDFKGRTPIHLASACGHTAVLRTLLQAALSTDPLDAVVDYSGYSPMHWASYTGHEDCLELLLEHSPFSYLEGNPFTPLHCAVINNQDSTTEMLLGALGAKIVNSRDAKGRTPLHAAAFADNVSGLQMLLRHQAEVDAVDQAGRTALMTAAENGQTAAVEFLLYQAKADLTVLDGNKNTALHLACSKGHEKCALLILAETQDLGLINATNSALQMPLHIAARNGLASVVQALLSRGATVLAVDEEGHTPALACAPNKDVADCLALILSTMKPFPPKDAVSPFGFSLLKNCGIAAAKTVGGCGALPHGASCPYSQERHGAIGLDGCYSE; this is encoded by the exons ATGGGGATCCTCAGCATCACGGATCAG CCGCCCCTGGTCCAGGCCATCTTTAGCCGGGATGTGGAGGAAGTGCGCTCCCTCCTCTCGCAGAAGGAGAACATCAACGTGCTG GACCAAGAGAGAAGAACCCCTCTGCATGCTGCTGCATATGTAGGAGATGTCCCCATCCTCCAGTTGCTACTGCTGTCAG GTGCTAATGTCAATGCTAAGGACACACTGTGGCTGACCCCCCTACATCGTGCTGCTGCCTCTAGGAATGAG AAAGTACTGGGGCTGCTCCTAGCACATTCCGCAGATGTGAATGCCCGGGACAAGCTATGGCAGACACCACTGCATGTGGCTGCTGCCAACCGGGCCACCAAATGTGCTGAAGCCCTAGCCCCGCTGCTGAGCAGCCTCAACGTGGCCGATCGAAGCGGGCGCAGTGCCTTGCACCATGCCGTGCACAGTGGGCACCTGGAG ATGGTGAACCTGCTTCTGAACAAGGGGGCCAGTCTGAATGTCTGTGACAAAAAGGAGCGACAGCCACTGCATTGGGCAGCCTTTTTAG GGCATTTGGAGGTCCTGAAGCTTTTGGTGGCACGGGGTGCAGATCCTAGTTGCAAGGACCGGAAGGGTTATGGGCTGCTCCACACAGCTGCTGCCAATGGCCAGATCGATGTGGTCAAGCACCTGCTACGGCTGGGGGCTGAG ATCGATGAGCCCAATGCCTATGGGAACACAGCTCTGCATATTGCCTGCTACCTGGGCCAGGATGCTGTGGCCAATGAGCTGGTGAACGCAGGCGCTAACGTCAACCAGCCCAATGACAAAGGATTTACTCCATTACATGTGGCTGCAGTCTCCACTAATGGTGCACTCTGCTTGGAACTATTGGTCAATAACGGGGCAGATGTCAATTTCCAG AGCAAGGAGGGAAAGAGTCCCCTGCATATGGCAGCCATTCATGGGCGTTTCACCAGATCTCAGATCCTTATCCAGAATG GCAGTGAGATTGACTGTGCTGACAAATATGGGAATACACCATTGCATGTGGCTGCCCGCTACGGACACGAGCTGCTTATCAGCACCCTTATGACCAATGGTGCTGATACTGCCCG tcGAGGCATCCATGACATGTTCCCCCTGCACTTAGCTGTTCTCTTTGGATTCTCAGACTGTTGTCGTAAGCTTCTCTCCTCAG GTCAGCTGTACAGCATTGTGTCTTCACTCAGCAATGAACATGTTCTCTCTGCTGGTTTTGACATCAACACACCTGATAACCTTGGCCGAACCTGTCTCCATGCTGCTGCTTCTGGAGG GAATGTTGAATGTCTTAATTTGCTGTTGAGCAGTGGAGCTGACTTGAGAAGGAGAGACAAATTTGGAAG GACCCCATTGCACTATGCAGCCGCCAATGGCAGCTACCAGTGTGCGGTGACGCTGGTGAATGCTGGAGCGGGCATCAATGAGGCTGACTGTAAAGGCTGCTCCCCTCTGCACTATGCTGCCGCTTCCGACACCTACCGGAG AGCGGAGCCGCATGCAGCCACCAGCCATGACCCTGAAGAGGACGAGCCACTGAAGGCATCCCGGAGGAAGGAGGCCTTCTT CTGTCTGGAGTTTTTACTGGATAACGGTGCAGACCCCTCCCTGCGGGACAGGCAGGGTTACACAGCCGTGCACTATGCAGCCGCCTATGGCAACAGACAGAACCTTGAGCTG CTCCTAGAAATGTCTTTTAACTGCCTGGAAGAAGTGGAGAACACCATTCCAGTCAGCCCTTTGCACTTAGCT GCCTATAATGGTCACTGTGAAGCACTGAAGACACTAGCAGAGACGCTGGTGAACCTGGACGTGAGGGACCACAAAGGCCGGACTGCACTGTTCCTGGCCACAGAACGGGGCTCCACCGAGTGTGTGGAGGTGCTCACGGCCCACGGAGCCTCTGCCCTGGTCAAGGAGCGCAAGCGGAAGTGGACACCCCTCCATGCTGCCG CTGCTTCTGGTCACACAGACTCCCTGCACCTGCTGATTGACAGTGGAGATCGAGCTAATATCACTGATGTCATGGATGCCCATGGACA GACCCCACTAATGTTGGCCATCATGAATGGCCATGTAGATTGTGTGCATCTCCTGCTGGAAAAGGGGTCAACGGCTGATGCAGCTGATCGCCGGGGTCGAACTGCCTTGCACCGTGGG GCGGTGACCGGCTGTGAGGACTGCCTGGCTGCCCTTCTGGACCATGACGCCTTTGTACTCTGCCGAGATTTTAAGGGCAGGACACCAATCCACCTGGCCTCAGCCTGTGGCCACACGGCGGTCTTGAGGACCTTGTTACAAGCCGCCCTCTCCACAGATCCCCTGGATGCAGTAGTGGACTACAGCGGCTACTCTCCCATGCACTGGGCCTCCTACACTG GACATGAAGATTGTCTGGAGTTGTTACTTGAACACAGCCCGTTCTCATACCTGGAAGGAAACCCCTTCACTCCTTTGCACTGTGCAGT AATCAACAACCAGGACAGCACCACCGAGATGCTCCTGGGAGCGCTGGGGGCCAAGATTGTGAATAGCCGAGATGCCAAAGGACG GACCCCCCTTCATGCTGCTGCCTTCGCAGACAACGTCTCCGGGCTCCAGATGCTGCTGAGGCACCAAGCTGAGGTGGATGCCGTCGATCAGGCTGGTAGAACGGCCCTCATGACAGCAGCTGAGAACGGGCAAACTGCTGCTGTGG AGTTTCTGTTATATCAAGCAAAAGCAGACCTTACTGTGCTGGATGGGAATAAGAACACTGCCCTGCACCTGGCATGCAGTAAG GGCCACGAAAAATGTGCCCTGTTAATTCTGGCGGAAACTCAAGACCTTGGCCTTATCAATGCCACCAACAGTGCACTGCAGAT gCCACTCCACATCGCTGCCCGGAATGGCCTGGCTTCTGTGGTGCAGGCGCTGCTCAGTCGTGGGGCCACAGTGCTGGCTGTAGATGAAGAAG GTCACACTCCAGCCCTGGCCTGTGCGCCCAACAAAGATGTGGCGGACTGTCTGGCCTTGATCCTCTCcaccatgaagcctttcccacccAAGGACGCCGTCAGCCCCTTCGGCTTCAGCCTGCTCAAGAACTGTGGCATCGCGGCTGCCAAGACGGTGGGCGGCTGTGGTGCCCTGCCCCACGGGGCCTCCTGCCCCTACAGCCAGGAACGGCACGGCGCCATCGGCTTAGACGGCTGCTACTCAGAGTAG